One bacterium BMS3Abin08 genomic region harbors:
- the oppD gene encoding oligopeptide transport ATP-binding protein OppD has product MPDCGTPPEEAIHNRPLLLTESLNLSFRKRDSRIEILSDIDIKIDRSEVFGLAGESGCGKSMTALSIMRLLPRMTHLAGKIGFYRKDRQEYTDLLNLRESEMIDIRGREIGMIFQEPMTSLNPVFSVGSQISETLTTHLGLSKREARERSIELLRLVKIPLPEHRVRDYPHQISGGMRQRIMIAMAVACNPSLLIADEPTTALDVTIQSEIIRLLLDIKKRSDMAILFISHDLALISEMADRVAVMYAGRIVEVAGSEALFSGPAHPYTIGLLESLPSARHERLKPIPGNVPSPGELPEGCKFSPRCSYSINDCKITEPDLREAGEAHLVRCFRTEEIGKWR; this is encoded by the coding sequence ATGCCTGATTGTGGCACCCCCCCAGAGGAAGCAATCCATAACCGGCCGCTTCTGTTGACTGAAAGTCTCAACCTATCATTCAGGAAAAGAGATTCCAGGATAGAGATACTCTCTGATATCGATATAAAAATTGACAGAAGCGAGGTCTTTGGCCTTGCCGGTGAAAGTGGCTGCGGTAAGAGTATGACTGCCCTGTCAATCATGAGACTCCTCCCCCGAATGACACATCTTGCGGGAAAGATAGGATTTTACAGGAAAGACAGGCAGGAATACACGGATTTACTGAATCTTAGAGAATCGGAAATGATTGATATAAGAGGACGTGAAATCGGCATGATATTTCAGGAACCCATGACCTCGTTAAATCCTGTCTTTAGCGTTGGGTCTCAAATATCCGAAACACTGACAACACATCTCGGCCTCTCAAAAAGGGAAGCCCGGGAGCGTTCTATAGAACTGCTCAGACTCGTTAAAATTCCCTTACCGGAACATAGAGTAAGAGACTATCCCCATCAGATATCGGGAGGTATGAGACAGAGGATCATGATTGCGATGGCCGTGGCCTGCAACCCCTCGCTTCTAATAGCCGACGAACCCACAACAGCGCTCGATGTAACAATCCAGTCAGAAATTATCCGGTTACTCCTTGACATAAAGAAAAGGAGCGATATGGCCATCCTCTTCATCTCACATGATCTTGCCCTGATCTCCGAAATGGCTGACAGGGTGGCGGTTATGTATGCCGGAAGGATCGTAGAGGTTGCCGGCTCAGAGGCCCTCTTTTCAGGACCTGCCCACCCATACACCATAGGACTTCTTGAATCCCTGCCTTCAGCCAGGCATGAAAGGCTCAAACCTATCCCCGGCAACGTACCTTCTCCCGGGGAATTACCGGAAGGGTGCAAATTCTCTCCACGGTGCAGCTACAGCATTAATGATTGCAAAATTACTGAACCTGATCTACGGGAAGCCGGTGAGGCCCACCTTGTAAGATGCTTCAGGACAGAGGAGATCGGCAAGTGGAGATAA
- the lptB_2 gene encoding lipopolysaccharide export system ATP-binding protein LptB: protein MNDILTSQELYKSFGNKAAVKGIDISVRRGEIVGLLGPNGAGKTTTFYLIVGMIRADRGRILLNGHEITSLPMYRRAQLGISYLPQEPSVFRKLTVRDNLKAVLEIKGLSSTEIEEEIERLLDEFRLRDFSDRKGMFLSGGERRRTEIARTIALNPTFILFDEPFAGIDPIAMLELKNMIKYLKERGLGILLTDHNVRDTLSITDRAYIISNGSILEEGKPADLVENKKVREIYLGEEFAL from the coding sequence ATGAACGACATACTAACCTCCCAAGAGTTATACAAGTCATTCGGGAACAAGGCAGCCGTGAAAGGCATTGATATTTCCGTAAGGAGAGGAGAAATAGTGGGCCTTCTCGGTCCGAATGGAGCCGGTAAGACCACAACGTTTTATTTGATAGTGGGTATGATAAGGGCGGACAGAGGAAGAATCCTGCTCAACGGTCATGAAATAACATCACTACCCATGTACAGGCGGGCACAGCTTGGAATAAGCTATCTTCCCCAGGAGCCCTCGGTATTCAGAAAACTGACCGTCAGGGACAACCTGAAGGCTGTTCTTGAGATTAAGGGATTAAGCAGCACGGAGATAGAGGAAGAGATTGAGCGTCTTCTTGACGAGTTCAGGTTAAGGGATTTTTCAGATCGAAAGGGAATGTTCCTCTCAGGAGGAGAACGGAGGAGAACAGAGATAGCAAGGACTATCGCCCTTAACCCCACCTTCATTCTCTTTGACGAACCATTTGCAGGAATTGATCCTATAGCTATGTTAGAACTTAAAAATATGATAAAATATCTAAAGGAGCGGGGGTTGGGAATTCTTTTAACCGACCATAACGTGAGAGATACACTATCTATTACGGACAGGGCTTATATAATAAGCAACGGTTCCATCCTTGAGGAAGGAAAACCGGCGGACCTCGTAGAAAACAAAAAGGTGCGAGAAATCTATCTTGGAGAGGAGTTTGCTCTATAA
- a CDS encoding ribosome-associated factor Y — MNIIVSGRHLDITPALRDYAESKVKKFEKYLSSISEALVTLSVEKYRHKAEVLLKANGVTIQAESVTGEIYASIDEVIEKLERQVKKHKEKLTSRRKENRPASLPSSSLSSEEETTPDIKIIKRNRFAMKPMTPEEAAMQMELLDKDFFVFRNAENGSINVIYKGGNGDFELIEPV; from the coding sequence ATGAACATCATTGTAAGCGGACGTCATCTTGATATTACACCTGCATTGAGGGACTATGCTGAGAGTAAGGTAAAAAAGTTCGAAAAGTACCTCTCATCAATCTCGGAGGCCCTTGTTACACTCTCAGTTGAAAAATACAGGCACAAGGCAGAGGTTCTGCTAAAGGCTAACGGGGTGACAATTCAGGCAGAGAGTGTAACCGGGGAGATTTATGCGTCTATTGATGAGGTCATTGAAAAGCTTGAGAGGCAGGTTAAGAAGCACAAGGAAAAACTCACCTCCCGTCGAAAGGAAAACCGGCCGGCTTCATTGCCTTCATCCTCTCTCTCATCAGAAGAGGAAACAACTCCTGATATAAAGATAATAAAAAGAAATCGCTTTGCCATGAAGCCCATGACTCCTGAAGAGGCTGCAATGCAGATGGAACTGCTCGATAAGGACTTTTTTGTCTTCAGAAATGCTGAAAACGGGAGCATAAACGTGATCTATAAAGGAGGGAATGGCGATTTCGAACTGATCGAACCGGTCTGA
- a CDS encoding LPS assembly outer membrane complex protein LptD, whose protein sequence is MSKQLFTDILLFVLVSLFISLPAGGAEQKVQPVRAGNAPPVLFSGKEPVEITSKRLTARNGKAVFEGNVVVKQGDARLSADWMEVEYSGKGAIENIHARGNVLLKQDGREISSSEALYYRDRGTVVFTGNPVARAKTSTISGSRMVYFIEDGRSVVENSKVIIRNEDGDKDLDNKNENP, encoded by the coding sequence ATGTCAAAGCAACTTTTTACTGATATCCTCCTTTTTGTCCTGGTATCTCTCTTTATCTCCCTCCCTGCAGGAGGGGCAGAGCAAAAGGTCCAGCCCGTCCGGGCGGGGAATGCCCCCCCGGTGCTCTTTTCCGGCAAGGAGCCGGTTGAGATAACCTCCAAGCGGCTTACCGCCAGGAACGGAAAGGCTGTTTTTGAGGGTAACGTTGTTGTGAAACAGGGAGATGCAAGGCTTTCCGCCGACTGGATGGAGGTGGAGTACTCCGGGAAAGGAGCAATTGAAAACATTCATGCCAGAGGCAACGTCCTTCTCAAGCAGGATGGAAGGGAGATATCGTCATCAGAGGCGCTCTACTATAGAGACCGGGGGACTGTGGTCTTCACGGGCAACCCTGTCGCCAGGGCTAAAACCAGTACCATATCGGGAAGCAGGATGGTATACTTCATCGAAGACGGGAGATCCGTTGTAGAAAACTCAAAAGTGATTATCAGGAATGAAGATGGAGACAAAGACCTGGACAATAAAAATGAAAACCCATGA
- the hupA gene encoding DNA-binding protein HU 1, translating to MNKGELIEKVASSAGFSKADSTKAVNAVFDTISLTLKKGKSVTLVGFGTFSVSKTKARKGRNPQTGETIKIKAKKVPKFKAGKGLKDTVAGKKK from the coding sequence ATGAACAAAGGGGAACTCATCGAAAAAGTGGCTTCTTCAGCAGGATTTTCCAAGGCTGATTCAACCAAGGCGGTTAATGCAGTGTTTGACACCATCTCACTTACTCTCAAAAAGGGCAAGAGTGTCACCCTCGTAGGATTTGGAACCTTCAGCGTCTCCAAGACAAAGGCCAGAAAGGGGCGCAACCCACAGACCGGCGAAACGATCAAGATAAAAGCCAAAAAGGTTCCGAAGTTTAAGGCAGGCAAGGGTCTCAAGGATACGGTGGCCGGCAAGAAGAAGTAG
- the yrrB_3 gene encoding TPR repeat-containing protein YrrB, which yields MNEHISELYEEANRLFEEGKYHNAEPLLKDVYKVNPYYADVLNKLGVISHLKGELEEAVNYFEEALHINPQYTEASLNLAITYNDLGEFSKAQEIFSLAAQVAHPAPGALDPFAAGKLANEHFRIGNIYLDFGLYDDAIDEYRKAIKLSQRFPDVHTKLGVALRNKGLYEDAIIHFNAAKEINPGYGQAWIQLGLTYYMKGLSGLAVEEWENALEMNPDLKEAKNYLQLIKKEET from the coding sequence ATGAATGAACACATTTCAGAACTCTATGAAGAAGCCAATCGGCTTTTTGAGGAAGGCAAATACCACAACGCTGAACCACTTCTGAAGGACGTTTATAAGGTTAACCCCTATTACGCTGATGTATTGAACAAACTCGGTGTGATTTCCCATCTCAAGGGAGAATTAGAAGAGGCGGTAAATTACTTTGAAGAGGCCCTGCATATCAATCCGCAATATACGGAGGCATCCCTTAACCTCGCCATCACTTATAATGATCTCGGTGAGTTCAGCAAGGCTCAGGAGATTTTTTCACTTGCTGCACAGGTTGCACACCCTGCACCGGGAGCGTTGGATCCCTTCGCAGCCGGCAAACTTGCAAACGAGCATTTCAGGATCGGTAATATATACCTTGATTTCGGACTTTATGATGATGCAATCGATGAGTACCGTAAGGCCATAAAGCTATCTCAACGCTTCCCCGATGTTCATACAAAGCTCGGGGTGGCCCTCAGAAACAAGGGCTTGTATGAAGATGCGATCATCCACTTTAATGCTGCAAAAGAGATCAATCCAGGGTATGGCCAGGCATGGATACAGCTTGGACTGACCTATTATATGAAAGGGCTTTCGGGCCTCGCAGTTGAGGAATGGGAAAATGCCCTTGAGATGAATCCTGATCTTAAAGAGGCAAAAAACTACCTTCAGCTGATTAAAAAAGAGGAAACATAA
- the epsE_3 gene encoding type II secretion system protein E, with amino-acid sequence MQSPIPGSGFSDKDIDVALLKEVHLFHARANRFLPIKVDGNVLHGAVSSENGLFALREMARSKGLDYSAVTVDDEVLTSALNRLYGQIGSAEEVMENISGADLASVATEFESPRDLLELTEEAPIIRLLNALLQQAVKERASDIHIEPYENELDVRIRVDGILRTVLRPPKIIQDALISRVKIMADMDIAEKRLPQDGRIRVLIAGRDIDIRVSVIPTVHGERSVLRLLDRKQGVLGLYEVGIAEGDIPLFVELLNQSNGIILVTGPTGSGKTTTLYAALNRIHSEDMNIITVEDPVEYQLRGIGQIQVNPRIGLTFASGLRSILRQDPDVIMVGEIRDVETANIAIQASLTGHLVLSTLHTNDAASAVTRLVDMGVEPFLVSSSLLCVIAQRLVRVICSHCKEAHETDEQEREYFRDFPTAPEILFKGRGCPLCSDTGYFGRTGLFEVLRVDNTIRPLINNRSDAHAIKEAGISRGMKSLRVDGLDKVLKGVTTLEEVLRVTSASDNGTV; translated from the coding sequence ATGCAGAGCCCAATTCCAGGGTCAGGATTCAGCGATAAGGATATAGATGTCGCTTTACTGAAGGAGGTTCACCTTTTTCATGCAAGGGCAAACAGGTTTCTTCCCATCAAGGTCGATGGGAATGTTCTTCACGGCGCCGTGTCCTCTGAAAACGGCCTTTTTGCTTTAAGGGAGATGGCCCGCTCAAAAGGGCTGGACTATAGCGCCGTAACAGTGGACGACGAAGTGTTGACCTCTGCGCTTAACAGGCTTTACGGACAGATAGGTTCTGCTGAAGAGGTCATGGAGAATATCTCAGGGGCGGATCTCGCCTCTGTTGCCACAGAGTTCGAATCCCCAAGGGACCTCCTTGAACTGACGGAGGAAGCCCCCATTATAAGGCTTTTGAATGCCCTTCTTCAACAGGCTGTAAAGGAAAGGGCCTCGGATATTCATATAGAGCCGTATGAGAATGAACTGGATGTGAGAATAAGGGTTGACGGTATACTGAGAACAGTGCTCAGACCTCCCAAGATAATACAGGATGCCCTTATCAGCCGTGTAAAGATTATGGCTGATATGGATATTGCTGAAAAGAGGCTTCCCCAGGACGGTCGCATCAGGGTCCTGATTGCCGGGAGGGATATAGATATAAGGGTATCCGTCATCCCCACCGTACATGGAGAGAGGTCCGTCTTGAGGCTCCTTGACAGGAAACAGGGTGTGTTGGGGCTGTATGAGGTGGGTATAGCGGAGGGAGACATCCCTTTATTTGTGGAACTGCTTAACCAGTCGAATGGGATCATCCTTGTCACGGGTCCTACCGGTAGCGGCAAGACAACGACCCTCTATGCTGCGCTTAACAGGATACACTCTGAGGACATGAATATCATAACCGTGGAGGACCCTGTTGAATATCAACTGAGGGGCATAGGGCAGATACAGGTTAATCCCAGGATAGGGTTGACCTTTGCGTCGGGACTGCGCTCTATCCTGCGCCAGGACCCTGATGTTATCATGGTTGGCGAGATTCGTGATGTTGAGACTGCAAATATAGCTATACAGGCATCATTAACAGGCCACCTTGTTCTCAGTACCCTCCATACAAACGATGCGGCCTCTGCCGTCACCAGGCTGGTCGACATGGGGGTGGAGCCTTTTCTTGTATCGTCGTCCTTGCTCTGTGTGATTGCCCAACGGCTTGTTCGTGTGATATGTTCACACTGTAAGGAGGCACACGAGACCGATGAACAGGAGAGGGAGTACTTCAGGGACTTCCCCACAGCCCCGGAGATCCTCTTTAAGGGTAGGGGGTGTCCCTTATGTAGTGATACAGGTTATTTCGGAAGGACGGGGCTCTTTGAGGTCCTCAGAGTGGACAATACCATAAGGCCCCTTATCAATAACCGCTCAGATGCCCACGCAATAAAGGAGGCGGGTATTTCCAGGGGGATGAAGAGCCTCAGGGTTGACGGACTTGACAAGGTCCTCAAGGGTGTTACCACACTTGAAGAGGTCCTGAGGGTTACATCAGCCTCCGATAACGGGACGGTCTGA
- the oppF gene encoding oligopeptide transport ATP-binding protein OppF produces the protein MEIIRTERLTKLFQTKSGFFAKKKEIRAVDNININVQTDTVFSVVGESGSGKSTLARLILKLMKPTDGEIFYRGERLKGLNREGIRRFRRSVQIIFQDPYASLNPRMNVYSILSEPLKIHGFAGKGDLKERVTELLRSVGMLPDQMNRYPHEFSGGQRQRICIARALTLSPELIVADEPLSSLDVSIQAQILNLLTKLKDSYKLSFIFISHDLNVIRYFSDYVAVMYAGNIVEEGISTDLFDSPKHPYTQTLIEAIPEIGSSKMRSRWTGSDSDDEKTGDHFNNTSKSGCSFYNRCPVRLSVCLEHIPLLEQRDGRKVACHLY, from the coding sequence GTGGAGATAATAAGAACGGAAAGACTGACAAAGCTCTTTCAGACAAAATCCGGTTTTTTTGCTAAGAAAAAGGAAATCAGGGCTGTTGACAACATAAACATAAACGTACAGACTGATACTGTTTTCTCGGTTGTAGGGGAAAGCGGATCGGGGAAATCAACCCTTGCCCGTTTGATCCTGAAACTCATGAAACCGACAGATGGTGAGATCTTCTACAGAGGTGAACGCCTGAAAGGACTCAACAGGGAGGGGATAAGAAGATTCAGGAGATCGGTTCAGATAATTTTTCAGGATCCCTATGCCTCATTAAATCCAAGGATGAACGTATATTCAATACTGTCCGAACCCCTTAAGATCCATGGATTTGCCGGGAAAGGCGACCTCAAGGAAAGAGTTACCGAACTGCTCAGGTCCGTAGGTATGCTCCCGGATCAAATGAACCGCTATCCCCACGAGTTCAGTGGCGGCCAGAGGCAGAGAATCTGTATTGCACGGGCATTAACGCTCTCTCCGGAGCTTATAGTTGCGGACGAACCCCTCTCCTCTCTCGACGTCTCGATACAGGCACAGATACTCAATCTGCTCACTAAGCTCAAGGACAGTTACAAGTTATCCTTTATTTTCATCAGCCATGACCTGAATGTCATACGGTATTTCTCCGACTATGTTGCGGTAATGTACGCGGGGAATATTGTTGAGGAGGGAATCTCAACGGATCTCTTCGACTCCCCTAAGCATCCCTATACCCAGACACTGATCGAGGCAATACCGGAGATCGGGAGCAGCAAAATGAGGTCTCGCTGGACCGGAAGCGACAGCGATGATGAAAAAACAGGAGATCATTTTAATAACACATCAAAAAGTGGTTGTTCCTTCTATAACAGATGCCCTGTAAGGCTGTCTGTCTGCCTTGAACATATACCCCTGCTTGAACAAAGGGACGGAAGAAAGGTGGCCTGCCACCTGTACTGA
- a CDS encoding glmZ(sRNA)-inactivating NTPase produces the protein MKSSSRVIILTGLSGSGKTVALRALEDAGYFCIDNLPLPLLSNLLEISKDSKLLRNIAVGIDIREKGLLRNIEEKILNLKRDFIIDVIFLEAERSILVRRFKETRRPHPLSAREDDDIANLIEKESLYLKSLRYNADRVIDTSSYTPHQLRKLIMGLFGNASTGDMKITLISFGYKYGIPQSIDLLFDIRFLPNPHFVPQLKDLTGLDGPVREYVLTASQSKTLLLKVTDLLGFLIEQYRNEGKSSIIIGIGCTGGRHRSPVIVEELRNQLSKMFSLKIEVIHREL, from the coding sequence ATGAAATCATCTTCAAGGGTAATAATACTTACCGGGCTTTCAGGCTCTGGCAAAACGGTAGCACTGAGGGCGCTTGAAGATGCGGGATACTTCTGCATCGACAACCTGCCCCTGCCGCTCCTGTCCAACCTTCTTGAGATCTCGAAGGACAGTAAGCTCCTCAGGAACATTGCAGTGGGAATCGATATCAGGGAAAAGGGGCTTCTCAGGAATATTGAAGAAAAGATACTCAATCTGAAACGGGATTTCATAATCGATGTAATATTCCTTGAAGCTGAACGATCGATTCTGGTCAGGCGCTTTAAGGAGACACGACGACCTCACCCGCTTTCTGCGAGGGAAGACGACGATATAGCGAATCTGATTGAAAAGGAATCCCTCTATCTTAAATCCCTGAGATACAATGCTGACAGGGTTATAGATACATCATCATACACACCGCATCAACTGCGTAAGCTGATTATGGGTCTCTTCGGGAATGCATCAACCGGAGATATGAAGATCACCCTGATATCCTTTGGTTATAAATATGGAATCCCTCAAAGCATCGATCTCCTCTTTGATATAAGGTTTCTGCCAAACCCTCACTTTGTGCCCCAACTGAAGGACTTAACGGGTCTTGACGGTCCGGTAAGGGAATATGTCCTGACAGCCTCCCAGTCAAAAACACTGTTACTGAAGGTTACAGACCTCCTCGGCTTCCTCATAGAACAGTATCGCAATGAAGGAAAATCATCGATTATAATCGGTATAGGGTGCACAGGGGGCAGACACCGGTCTCCCGTGATAGTGGAAGAACTCCGGAATCAACTCTCAAAGATGTTCAGTCTTAAAATAGAGGTAATCCACAGGGAGTTATGA
- the iscS gene encoding cysteine desulfurase: MIYLDNNATTPLDEEVKSAIRRALDIFGNPSSSHIPGREAHDLIEQSRMSVAGLIGAEPDEILFTSGGTESNNLAIIGHVLTHGRGHIISSAIEHPSVGNPLRKLESLGYEVTYIKPGGNGIIEPEEIKRNLRQDTVLVTVMHANNETGTIQPIEEISSFLNERGITFHTDAAQSVGKIDVDVRNLGTDLLTIVPHKFYGPKGTGALYVRGSTVLNPVLYGAGQEHGLRPGTENIIGIAGLGRACERASQEFSTTEEHNTPRLAEILFRMLSESIPDIRLNGHNSPRLPNTLNISIKGIKGCELVESLKNSVAISSGSACHSGTSTPSKVLLSMGIRPEEALSSVRVSTGRFNTGEEIGKASGLIAEAVGKLRPGIT, from the coding sequence ATGATCTATCTTGACAACAACGCAACAACACCCCTTGATGAGGAAGTTAAGAGTGCGATCCGCCGGGCCCTCGATATCTTCGGCAACCCCTCAAGCTCGCACATACCCGGCAGGGAAGCTCACGACTTGATTGAACAATCAAGGATGAGTGTTGCCGGTCTTATCGGCGCGGAACCGGATGAGATACTGTTCACTTCAGGTGGCACGGAATCCAACAACCTTGCCATAATCGGGCATGTGTTGACCCATGGGAGGGGACATATAATTTCCTCGGCCATAGAGCACCCTTCCGTCGGGAATCCGTTAAGGAAGCTGGAATCGCTCGGTTATGAGGTTACATATATAAAACCCGGCGGCAACGGAATAATAGAGCCGGAGGAAATAAAAAGGAATCTCAGACAGGACACCGTACTCGTCACGGTAATGCATGCAAATAATGAAACCGGAACAATACAGCCAATCGAGGAGATATCCTCCTTTCTGAATGAACGCGGGATTACCTTCCATACCGATGCAGCCCAGTCCGTCGGGAAGATTGACGTTGATGTAAGGAACCTCGGAACAGACCTGTTAACGATCGTGCCCCATAAGTTTTACGGCCCTAAAGGCACCGGTGCACTGTATGTGCGGGGATCTACCGTGCTGAACCCCGTATTATACGGCGCCGGACAGGAGCATGGGCTCAGGCCGGGCACAGAGAACATCATCGGCATCGCCGGCCTGGGAAGGGCCTGTGAAAGGGCCTCGCAGGAGTTCAGCACCACAGAGGAGCACAACACACCGAGGCTCGCTGAAATCCTGTTCCGGATGCTCTCGGAGTCTATACCCGATATCAGGCTTAACGGGCATAACTCCCCGAGGCTGCCAAACACGTTGAACATATCAATAAAGGGAATCAAGGGATGTGAGCTTGTTGAAAGTCTGAAAAACAGTGTAGCCATATCGTCGGGTTCAGCGTGCCATTCCGGAACATCAACACCGTCCAAAGTCCTCCTGTCAATGGGCATACGGCCTGAAGAAGCCCTCTCCTCAGTGAGGGTCTCAACGGGCAGATTCAATACCGGGGAGGAAATCGGAAAGGCTTCAGGGTTGATCGCAGAGGCCGTCGGGAAACTCCGGCCGGGGATCACCTAA
- the rpoN gene encoding RNA polymerase sigma-54 factor, protein MALETRLELKLKLTQKLVLTPQLQQAIKLLQLPQLELQQAINLELSENPMLEEIREEETEETEETEETVQPEEVKRDDSFQLDESLIPLEKLITLGANDYFDERGSDGRDLGYFNPGTEAPPSFEQFLSASSNLYDHLLWQLRLTGANDELKEIAEAIIGNINDNGYLKVPDEELSEICGKPVEKVREAINVIQELDPAGICARNLLECLLIQIRQLGLQNTLVEKIVTDNLTELEKKQYQTIAKMHNATLEDVMLAVHIIEELDPKPARNFSSQETNYVIPDVYVEKTEEGYRITLNDEGVPRLRLNRYYRRLLLKKEELSREEKKFLNEKLRSALWLMKSLDQRNKTIYRVTESILGFQREFFDYGPSHIKPLNLRDIALDISVHESTVSRVTLNKYLACPHGIFSFRFFFSSALKGETGDISSTIVKDMIKKIISEEDPRKPFSDQKISDLLKARNIKIARRTVAKYREVLKIPSHSKRKRVDF, encoded by the coding sequence ATGGCACTGGAAACAAGACTCGAGCTTAAGCTTAAGTTAACACAAAAACTCGTCCTGACCCCACAGCTCCAGCAGGCAATAAAGCTGCTTCAGCTGCCTCAGCTGGAACTCCAGCAGGCAATCAACCTGGAACTGTCAGAGAATCCCATGCTTGAAGAGATAAGGGAAGAAGAAACTGAAGAAACTGAAGAGACTGAAGAGACTGTTCAGCCTGAAGAGGTGAAACGGGATGATTCCTTCCAGCTCGACGAGAGCCTCATACCCCTTGAAAAACTGATTACCTTAGGTGCGAATGATTATTTCGATGAGCGCGGAAGCGACGGCAGAGACCTCGGCTATTTCAACCCGGGAACTGAAGCACCCCCCTCTTTCGAGCAGTTTTTAAGCGCTTCCTCCAACCTCTACGACCATCTCCTCTGGCAGTTGAGACTCACCGGTGCAAACGATGAGCTTAAGGAGATAGCTGAAGCCATTATAGGGAATATCAATGACAACGGCTATCTGAAGGTCCCCGATGAGGAGCTTTCAGAGATATGCGGAAAGCCTGTGGAGAAAGTCAGGGAAGCCATAAACGTCATTCAGGAACTCGACCCTGCAGGCATATGCGCCCGCAACCTGCTGGAATGCCTTCTCATCCAGATCAGGCAGTTGGGGCTGCAGAATACGCTTGTGGAGAAGATAGTAACCGATAATCTTACAGAGCTTGAAAAGAAGCAGTATCAAACTATTGCAAAGATGCACAATGCAACGCTCGAAGACGTAATGCTTGCGGTGCATATCATAGAAGAACTGGACCCAAAACCTGCAAGGAACTTCTCTTCCCAGGAAACCAACTACGTGATTCCGGACGTATATGTTGAAAAGACGGAAGAGGGATACAGGATTACGTTGAATGACGAGGGAGTCCCCAGGTTAAGACTCAACAGATACTACAGACGTCTTCTCTTAAAAAAGGAAGAGTTATCCAGGGAAGAAAAAAAGTTTCTGAATGAGAAACTTCGTTCCGCACTCTGGCTCATGAAGAGTCTGGACCAGAGGAATAAAACCATTTACAGGGTTACCGAGAGTATACTCGGGTTCCAGCGTGAGTTCTTTGACTATGGCCCTTCGCATATAAAACCTCTTAATCTCAGGGATATAGCCCTTGATATCAGCGTACATGAAAGTACTGTAAGCAGGGTGACTCTGAACAAGTATCTTGCCTGTCCTCACGGGATATTCAGTTTCAGATTCTTTTTCAGCAGCGCCCTTAAGGGAGAAACCGGCGATATATCCTCGACAATCGTCAAGGATATGATAAAGAAGATAATCTCAGAAGAAGACCCGAGGAAGCCTTTCAGCGATCAGAAGATTTCAGACCTCCTGAAGGCCCGGAATATCAAGATTGCCAGAAGGACTGTAGCAAAATACCGCGAGGTATTGAAAATCCCATCTCATTCAAAAAGAAAGAGAGTGGATTTCTGA